The genomic region GCCAGCTCGTCCACCTTGGCGATGAACTCGTCGGTGATCTTCTGGATCTCGGCCTCGGCCCGCTTGGTGTCGTCCTCGGAGAGGTGGAGCTCCTTGGAGAGCTTTTTCAGCTTCTCCAGGGCCTCCCGGCGGAGGTTGCGAATGGCGATGCGGCCCTCCTCCGCGTAGTGACGGGCCGCTTTCACAAGCTCTTTGCGCCTTTCCTCCGTGAGGGGCGGGATGGCGATGTAGAGGGCGTCCCCCTTGTTGGCGGGGTTCAGGCCCAGGTCAGAATCGCGGATGGCCTTCTCAATGGCCTTGAGCGCGTTCTGGTCCCAGGACTGCACCACCAGGGTGCGGGGGTCGGGAGCGCTTACCGTGGCGATCTGGGAGAGGGGAACCTGGGTGCCGTAGTACTCCACCTTGAGGTGGAGGAGAAGCCCGGGGTTGGCCCGCCCCGTGCGCAGGCCCGACAGGTTATGCTCCAGCACCTCGAGGCTCTTCTGCATGTGGCTTCGGGTTTCCGCATACAGCTCCTTCAGGGTCATGGTGCCTCCTTTCCCTAGTGGATCAGGGTGCCCACCTTTTCCCCCTGGATGATACCCACCAGGGCACCGGGCTTAAAGATGTCAAAAACCACGATGGGGAGCCCCGCCTCCATGCACAGGGTGATGGCGGTGGTGTCCATGACCTGGAGGCCCCGGTTCAGCACCTCCAGGTAGGAAAGCTCGTCAAAGCGCACGGCCTCGGGGTTCCGTCGGGGGTCATCG from Thermus islandicus DSM 21543 harbors:
- the frr gene encoding ribosome recycling factor, with protein sequence MTLKELYAETRSHMQKSLEVLEHNLSGLRTGRANPGLLLHLKVEYYGTQVPLSQIATVSAPDPRTLVVQSWDQNALKAIEKAIRDSDLGLNPANKGDALYIAIPPLTEERRKELVKAARHYAEEGRIAIRNLRREALEKLKKLSKELHLSEDDTKRAEAEIQKITDEFIAKVDELAGKKEQEILG